One window of the Xiphophorus hellerii strain 12219 chromosome 15, Xiphophorus_hellerii-4.1, whole genome shotgun sequence genome contains the following:
- the ism2b gene encoding isthmin-2: MRGEVARRFQMLLALCSILLVSLGTGFPTKRKSFTHKIHGHPVHTGGIQHVSEEQQNQVQSILPEPHSHQRRWSHPQHRSAGVLPQPEPEEETKPFIFDLNNFPDLANADINSQNPNIQVTIEVVDDPQMEVEMDLANEKDWLPSSSSSPSSTVDWIGGKKLFWPLFWSYTDSSEESNSRSGAEDTGEEEGEDDYSLDYGSEEPLPSGVGGDWDTRWNEGWDPMESYFEKETDEWTPWSPCSVTCGHGERKRTKSCGYSCTLTEASKCDLEPCPGDVNAVVEPFPFEMENGTEPFGTDVDSCEKWLNCKSDFLQRYLQQVLSELPSCPCSYPSEAAYTVVSLYDETRGRPFRWRDASGPTERLDIYKPSARSCIRSALSSDSSTLAAQHCCYSDRGRLITRGKGAGTPNLISTEFSQELHFKVDVLPWILCKGDWSRFHVVRPPNNGLSCPENPHEDVFMNELEEAREY; the protein is encoded by the exons ATTCATGGCCATCCAGTTCACACTGGTGGGATCCAGCACGTCTCTgaggagcagcagaaccaggtCCAGAGCATTCTGCCTGAGCCGCACAGCCACCAGAGGAGGTGGTCTCACCCCCAGCACCGCTCCGCTGGTGTTCTACCACAGCCCGAGCCCGAGGAGGAGACCAAGCCTTTTATCTTCGACCTGAACAACTTTCCAGACCTCGCCAACGCTGACATTAACTCTCAGAACCCCAACATACAG GTAACCATAGAAGTTGTTGACGATCCTCAGATGGAGGTAGAGATGGACCTGGCCAATGAAAAAGACTGGctaccttcctcctcctcctccccgtCGTCCACAGTGGATTGGATCGGAGGCAAGAAGCTCTTCTGGCCCCTCTTCTGGAGCTACACCGATTCCAGCGAGGAAAGCAACAGTCGGTCGGGCGCAGAAGACACCGGCGAGGAAGAGGGGGAAGACGATTACTCTCTAGATTATGGAAGCGAAGAACCCCTTCCCAGCGGAGTGGGGGGAGACTGGGACACTCGCTGGAATGAGGGTTGGGATCCCATGGAAAGCTATTTTG AGAAGGAGACAGATGAATGGACTCCTTGGTCTCCATGCTCGGTGACATGTGGACACGGTGAAAGAAAGAGGACGAAATCCTGTGGCTACTCCTGCACACTGACTGAAGCTTCAAAGTGTGACCTGGAGCCTTGCCCTG GTGACGTCAACGCTGTGGTGGAACCATTCCCTTTTGAGATGGAGAACGGCACTGAACCGTTTGGAACAG ATGTGGACAGCTGTGAGAAGTGGCTGAACTGCAAGAGTGACTTTCTCCAGAGGTATCTGCAGCAGGTCTTGTCTGAGCTGCCCAGCTGCCCCTGCTCGTACCCGTCCGAAGCGGCGTACACCGTGGTGAGCCTCTACGACGAGACCCGAGGGCGGCCTTTCCGCTGGCGCGACGCCAGCGGCCCGACGGAGCGACTGGACATCTACAAGCCCTCGGCGCGCAGCTGCATTCGCTCGGCGCTTTCCAGCGACTCGTCCACTCTGGCGGCGCAGCATTGTTGCTACAGCGACCGCGGGCGCCTGATCACGCGGGGGAAGGGCGCGGGCACGCCGAACCTCATCAGCACCGAGTTCTCGCAGGAGCTGCACTTCAAGGTGGACGTCCTGCCTTGGATCCTGTGCAAAGGGGACTGGAGCCGCTTCCACGTGGTGCGGCCGCCGAATAACGGACTGAGTTGCCCAGAAAACCCCCATGAAGACGTGTTTATGAATGAACTTGAAGAGGCCAGAGAGTACTGA